One Hippoglossus hippoglossus isolate fHipHip1 chromosome 13, fHipHip1.pri, whole genome shotgun sequence genomic window carries:
- the LOC117773101 gene encoding vomeronasal type-2 receptor 1-like, giving the protein MHTVRYNYTMEPEPLRCTGSIDSRELRFSRAMIFAIEEINNSSNLLPGVTLGYHIYDSCASVPMAVRLAFQLSNGQDPEFSPGNDHNCYQSRMVMAIVGESGSTPSISMSRVIGPFNIPQLHK; this is encoded by the exons ATGCACACAGTGAGGTATAACTACACCATGGAGCCTGAGCCTCTGAGGTGCACGGGGAG catcGACTCCCGTGAGCTGCGCTTCTCACGCGCCATGATCTTCGCCATCGAGGAGATCAACAACAGCTCGAACCTGCTGCCGGGCGTCACGCTCGGTTACCACATCTACGACTCATGCGCCTCGGTGCCGATGGCGGTGCGTCTGGCCTTCCAGCTCTCCAACGGCCAGGACCCGGAGTTCAGCCCCGGCAACGACCACAACTGCTACCAGTCCAGAATGGTGATGGCCATCGTTGGCGAGTCCGGCTCCACGCCATCCATCAGCATGTCGCGCGTCATCGGGCCCTTTAACATCCCTCAA TTGCACAAGTAG